In a single window of the Salmo trutta chromosome 21, fSalTru1.1, whole genome shotgun sequence genome:
- the LOC115156537 gene encoding solute carrier organic anion transporter family member 1C1-like isoform X1, which translates to MGEVNLPVGAVGIFLGGLLMKRYKLGVVSGTQLSFVTSFMAYHLLLLQSGTKCDNVKVAGLTVSYNGPPGPLVYDGSLLTECNRDCSCLAGEWDPVCSDNDITYTSPCLAGCSSFTGYGKNTVPILLMY; encoded by the exons ATGG GTGAGGTGAACCTGCCTGTGGGTGCGGTGGGGATATTCCTGGGAGGTCTACTGATGAAGAGGTATAAGCTTGGCGTTGTGTCTGGAACCCAGCTGTCTTTCGTCACCTCCTTCATGGCCTACCACCTCCTCCTTCTGCAGTCTGGCACTAAGTGTGACAACGTTAAGGTGGCTGGTCTGACCGTGTCCTACAACGG tcccccaggTCCCCTGGTGTACGATGGCAGCCTGTTGACAGAGTGTAACAGAGACTGCTCCTGCTTGGCTGGGGAGTGGGACCCTGTGTGTTCAGACAATGACATCACCTACACCTCCCCCTGCCTCGCAGGCTGCTCCAGCTTTACAGGTTACGGCAAGAACACGGTACCAATACTATTAAtgtactga
- the LOC115156537 gene encoding solute carrier organic anion transporter family member 1C1-like isoform X2: MGEVNLPVGAVGIFLGGLLMKRYKLGVVSGTQLSFVTSFMAYHLLLLQSGTKCDNVKVAGLTVSYNGSPGVRWQPVDRV, from the exons ATGG GTGAGGTGAACCTGCCTGTGGGTGCGGTGGGGATATTCCTGGGAGGTCTACTGATGAAGAGGTATAAGCTTGGCGTTGTGTCTGGAACCCAGCTGTCTTTCGTCACCTCCTTCATGGCCTACCACCTCCTCCTTCTGCAGTCTGGCACTAAGTGTGACAACGTTAAGGTGGCTGGTCTGACCGTGTCCTACAACGG gTCCCCTGGTGTACGATGGCAGCCTGTTGACAGAGTGTAA